A stretch of the Argentina anserina chromosome 6, drPotAnse1.1, whole genome shotgun sequence genome encodes the following:
- the LOC126797055 gene encoding uncharacterized protein LOC126797055, which yields MTSSFTSCLCLLIVVSAILGSYSTSVAQARPLTGNWEQVISSLTVTEESLLQKVVGNNCWMNLGNQHSDDPYERPPPSEGPKPGTPKISSFWSWIISKIGGYESSTNVGDEYI from the exons ATGACTTCTTCATTCACGAGCTGCCTCTGCCTTCTTATTGTTGTGTCTGCAATCCTGGGGAGCTACTCCACTAGTGTTGCTCAAGCAAGGCCTCTAACAGGAAACTGGGAACAGGTTATTTCAAGCCTAACAG TGACAGAAGAATCATTACTACAGAAAGTCGTCGGCAACAATTGTTGGATGAACCTTGGTAATCAACATTCCGACGATCCTTACGAAAGACCGCCTCCTAGTGAAGGGCCGAAACCTGGGACCCCGAAGATCTCTTCTTTTTGGTCATGGATCATTTCTAAGATTGGCGGATATGAAAGTAGTACGAATGTGGGTGATGAATATATTTGA